The following are encoded together in the Roseovarius sp. EL26 genome:
- the sucD gene encoding succinate--CoA ligase subunit alpha → MSILLDKDTPVIVQGITGKMARFHTKDMIEYGTNVVGGVVPGKGGEVVEGVPVFDTVKEAVEATNAEASLVFVPPPFAADSIMEAADAGIRYCVCITDGIPAQDMIRVKRYMMRYTKDRRMVLTGPNCAGTISPGKALLGIMPGHIYLPGNVGIVGRSGTLGYEAAAQLKERGIGISTSVGIGGDPINGSSFKDILARFEADDDTDVICLIGEIGGPQEAEAADYIRNHITKPVVAYVAGLTAPKGRTMGHAGAIISAFGESASEKVEILSAAGVTVAENPAVIGETIARVLGKAA, encoded by the coding sequence ATGAGCATTTTACTGGATAAAGACACACCTGTCATCGTTCAGGGGATCACCGGAAAGATGGCCCGGTTCCACACCAAAGACATGATCGAGTATGGCACCAATGTTGTCGGTGGCGTTGTTCCCGGCAAAGGCGGTGAAGTGGTCGAAGGCGTGCCGGTATTTGACACGGTCAAAGAAGCGGTCGAAGCGACCAATGCCGAAGCGTCGCTGGTGTTTGTTCCCCCCCCGTTTGCCGCAGATTCGATCATGGAAGCTGCCGATGCCGGTATCCGGTATTGCGTGTGTATCACCGATGGTATCCCGGCGCAGGACATGATTCGCGTGAAACGCTATATGATGCGTTACACAAAAGACCGCCGCATGGTGCTGACCGGACCAAACTGCGCGGGCACGATCAGCCCAGGCAAGGCGCTTTTGGGTATCATGCCGGGCCATATCTACCTGCCGGGCAACGTCGGGATCGTCGGCCGCTCTGGCACATTGGGGTATGAGGCTGCGGCGCAACTCAAAGAGCGCGGCATCGGTATTTCCACTAGTGTTGGCATTGGCGGTGATCCGATCAATGGCTCATCCTTCAAGGACATTCTTGCGCGTTTTGAAGCAGATGACGACACAGATGTCATCTGCTTGATTGGTGAAATTGGTGGCCCACAAGAGGCGGAGGCAGCGGATTACATTCGGAACCACATCACCAAACCGGTGGTGGCGTATGTCGCGGGCCTGACCGCACCAAAAGGCCGGACCATGGGTCATGCGGGCGCGATCATCTCAGCCTTTGGCGAAAGCGCCAGTGAAAAGGTTGAAATCCTGTCCGCTGCGGGCGTAACCGTAGCCGAAAACCCTGCCGTGATTGGTGAAACCATTGCACGTGTCTTGGGCAAAGCAGCCTAA
- a CDS encoding aminotransferase class V-fold PLP-dependent enzyme, whose protein sequence is MNAHIFPRLEIPETLAAGPGPGNTDPRVLAAFASAGVADHMQGDVLRGMVESKLMLRSIWGTQNTYTFGVAGTGWSALDSMFSAVMPGDKVVAFSNGTFSGIDALTLRIKASTREELAADSLNPQAASVTVIEVPHGSSVTAEIVEAALSEHKPKWAFMAHWETGSGRINDLRGFSDACERHDVMGLIDAVSSLGVEDFSIDDFPGVAGWASCPQKGICCLPLTYAPISLTDRYIETLRANGAYTYVHNPIFEARHWGIVDGQDVEKGGYHRTHSGYAVAAFHESLRLTLEEGLSQRAASYTKHEKALREAVIAMGCNVTSNMTSLVVFNLPEAFAGREMELVQACRAEGFGIWPTLSAPVQVRIGILNQLTPVAITEIVNRFADALRRMGANVDQSEIDTLLKGHYAQVQAA, encoded by the coding sequence ATGAACGCACACATCTTTCCACGGTTAGAAATTCCCGAAACTTTGGCAGCCGGACCTGGGCCCGGCAACACCGACCCCCGTGTTCTGGCGGCTTTCGCCTCTGCCGGTGTGGCGGACCACATGCAGGGCGACGTTCTGCGCGGCATGGTCGAAAGCAAACTGATGCTACGGTCGATTTGGGGCACCCAAAACACATACACCTTCGGCGTTGCCGGCACAGGTTGGAGCGCATTGGATTCAATGTTCAGCGCAGTCATGCCCGGCGACAAAGTTGTCGCGTTCTCGAACGGGACTTTCTCAGGCATCGACGCGCTGACATTGCGCATCAAAGCCTCGACTCGCGAAGAGTTGGCAGCCGATTCGTTGAATCCTCAGGCCGCCAGCGTGACCGTTATCGAAGTGCCGCATGGCAGCTCTGTCACCGCTGAAATCGTCGAGGCGGCCCTGTCCGAACATAAACCAAAATGGGCCTTCATGGCGCATTGGGAAACGGGTTCAGGCCGGATTAATGATCTGCGTGGGTTCTCGGATGCCTGCGAACGCCATGACGTAATGGGCCTGATTGATGCGGTGTCATCTTTGGGTGTCGAAGATTTTTCAATCGACGATTTCCCCGGTGTTGCTGGCTGGGCGTCCTGCCCCCAAAAAGGCATCTGCTGCCTGCCGCTGACTTATGCGCCAATCAGTCTGACTGACCGCTATATCGAAACTCTGCGCGCAAATGGCGCCTACACCTATGTGCACAATCCGATCTTTGAAGCGCGCCACTGGGGCATTGTCGATGGTCAGGATGTCGAAAAGGGTGGCTATCACCGAACCCATTCGGGTTATGCGGTTGCTGCGTTCCATGAATCTCTGCGTCTGACATTGGAAGAAGGGCTGAGTCAGCGCGCTGCGTCCTACACCAAGCACGAAAAGGCCCTGCGCGAAGCGGTCATCGCCATGGGGTGCAATGTCACCTCGAATATGACCAGCCTTGTGGTCTTCAATCTGCCCGAGGCCTTTGCCGGTCGCGAAATGGAACTGGTTCAAGCCTGCCGCGCTGAAGGTTTCGGCATCTGGCCAACCTTGTCCGCGCCAGTACAAGTACGCATCGGGATCCTTAATCAGCTGACGCCGGTTGCGATCACTGAAATTGTAAACCGTTTCGCAGATGCCCTACGCCGGATGGGTGCAAATGTTGACCAGTCTGAAATCGATACATTGCTCAAGGGTCATTATGCCCAAGTGCAGGCCGCATAA
- the gcvT gene encoding glycine cleavage system aminomethyltransferase GcvT has product MTDAPKRTPLYDLHVELGGKIVDFAGWEMPVQYPMGIMGEHKHCREKAALFDVSHMGQVILRGENVGEKLEGLCPQAYATLKEGKARYGFFTNAEGGIMDDLIVSNAGDHFFVVVNAALRHQDIPHMKANLDGVEVTEIFDRALVAVQGPKAEDVVGALCPAARDMKFMETIVADITGVECRISRLGYTGEDGYEISIPDDKAIEVSRAFLAHDDCEPAGLGARDSLRLEAGLCLYGNDIDQSTSPIEASLNWAIQKRRKEEGGFPGAERIQGEIANGAARKLVGIKPEGRAPARQGVEIQCTEGNNIGQITSGGFGPTFEGPIAMGYVSAGHGEPGEKVNLIIRGKPQVAEIVALPFVQQNYKR; this is encoded by the coding sequence ATGACTGACGCGCCCAAACGTACCCCGCTCTATGACTTGCATGTCGAGCTTGGTGGTAAGATCGTTGATTTCGCCGGATGGGAGATGCCTGTCCAATACCCCATGGGGATCATGGGAGAGCACAAACATTGCCGTGAAAAGGCCGCGCTGTTTGACGTCAGCCACATGGGTCAGGTGATCCTACGTGGTGAAAACGTTGGCGAAAAGCTCGAAGGGCTTTGCCCACAGGCTTATGCCACTCTCAAAGAGGGTAAAGCGCGCTATGGTTTCTTCACCAATGCCGAAGGTGGCATTATGGACGATCTGATCGTCTCGAACGCGGGGGATCACTTCTTTGTTGTTGTGAACGCGGCCCTGCGTCATCAAGACATTCCACACATGAAAGCCAACCTCGATGGTGTAGAAGTCACCGAAATCTTTGATCGTGCACTGGTTGCCGTCCAAGGACCAAAGGCCGAAGATGTCGTTGGCGCATTGTGCCCAGCGGCCCGAGATATGAAATTTATGGAAACCATTGTGGCCGACATCACTGGTGTAGAATGCCGCATCTCACGTCTGGGTTATACCGGTGAAGATGGCTATGAGATTTCGATCCCCGACGACAAAGCCATCGAAGTGTCTCGCGCATTCCTTGCGCATGACGATTGTGAACCAGCCGGCCTTGGTGCACGCGACAGTCTACGCCTCGAAGCTGGGCTTTGCCTTTATGGTAATGACATCGACCAGTCGACCAGCCCGATTGAAGCCTCGTTGAACTGGGCGATCCAGAAACGCCGCAAGGAAGAGGGCGGCTTCCCAGGTGCCGAGCGCATCCAAGGTGAGATCGCCAATGGCGCAGCCCGTAAACTGGTTGGCATCAAACCCGAAGGCCGCGCCCCTGCGCGTCAGGGCGTTGAAATCCAGTGCACCGAAGGCAACAATATTGGTCAAATCACATCCGGTGGATTTGGTCCAACTTTTGAAGGCCCAATTGCAATGGGATACGTATCTGCCGGTCACGGCGAGCCGGGTGAAAAGGTTAACCTGATCATCCGTGGAAAACCTCAGGTAGCCGAGATTGTCGCGCTGCCCTTCGTTCAGCAAAACTACAAACGCTAA
- a CDS encoding malate--CoA ligase subunit beta produces MDIHEYQAKEILSNFGVAVPPGALAYSPEQAAYRARELGGEKWIVKAQVHAGGRGKAGGVKLCDSETEIQEACEEMFGRRLVTHQTGPEGKGIYRVYVESAVQIDREIYLGFVLDRSSQRIMIVASSEGGMEIEEISEERPDSIVRSTVEPAVGLQEFQAREIAFALGLESALTQQMVRTLRGCYRAFTELDATMVEINPMVVTGDNRILALDAKMSFDDNALFRHSAIAELRDKSQEDPRESRAADRGLSYVGLEGNIGCIVNGAGLAMATMDTIKLAGGEPANFLDIGGGATPERVAKAFRLVMSDTSVQAVLVNIFAGINRCDWVAEGVVQALKEVQVDVPVIVRLAGTNVEEGQKILAKSGLPIIRATTLMEAAERAVGAWQNDLTQATTVRAST; encoded by the coding sequence ATGGATATTCACGAATACCAAGCCAAAGAAATTCTTTCGAATTTTGGCGTTGCCGTGCCTCCGGGTGCATTGGCATATAGCCCGGAACAAGCTGCTTATCGTGCCCGCGAACTGGGGGGTGAAAAATGGATCGTCAAAGCGCAGGTCCATGCGGGTGGTCGCGGTAAGGCGGGCGGCGTCAAACTCTGCGATTCCGAAACGGAAATCCAAGAGGCTTGTGAGGAGATGTTTGGTCGTCGTTTGGTGACCCACCAAACGGGCCCTGAAGGCAAAGGCATTTACCGCGTTTATGTTGAGAGCGCGGTGCAGATTGATCGTGAGATCTACCTTGGTTTCGTGCTGGATCGTAGCAGCCAGCGTATCATGATCGTTGCTAGCTCTGAAGGCGGCATGGAGATTGAGGAAATCTCGGAAGAGCGGCCAGATTCTATCGTACGTTCCACTGTGGAACCCGCTGTTGGTTTGCAAGAATTTCAGGCGCGAGAGATCGCTTTTGCACTGGGATTGGAGTCTGCTTTGACACAACAGATGGTACGGACATTGCGGGGCTGCTACCGTGCCTTCACCGAGTTGGATGCCACCATGGTTGAAATTAACCCGATGGTGGTGACTGGTGACAATCGCATTCTGGCGCTTGATGCCAAGATGTCGTTCGACGACAATGCGCTGTTCCGTCACTCTGCAATTGCTGAATTGCGTGACAAAAGCCAAGAAGACCCACGCGAAAGCCGCGCGGCGGATCGTGGTCTGTCTTATGTCGGACTTGAGGGCAATATCGGCTGTATAGTGAATGGTGCGGGCCTTGCGATGGCCACGATGGACACCATCAAACTGGCCGGCGGTGAACCTGCGAACTTCCTTGATATTGGTGGCGGTGCCACGCCTGAACGTGTGGCAAAAGCCTTTCGTCTTGTGATGTCGGACACCAGTGTTCAGGCCGTTCTGGTGAACATCTTTGCAGGCATCAACCGCTGTGATTGGGTTGCCGAAGGGGTCGTTCAGGCGCTGAAAGAGGTCCAGGTTGACGTGCCTGTGATTGTACGCCTTGCTGGGACCAATGTTGAAGAAGGTCAAAAGATCCTTGCAAAATCCGGCTTGCCGATCATTCGGGCCACAACCTTGATGGAAGCTGCCGAACGCGCCGTGGGCGCATGGCAAAATGATCTGACACAAGCGACAACTGTGAGGGCGTCGACATGA
- a CDS encoding sodium:alanine symporter family protein: MGFLESIFGVIGDLTWGWALIPFLVIFGLFLTIGTGFVQFRYFKRMFRVLKGDNQSDDPNTITARQALFVSIGGRVGGGNIAGVAVAITLGGPGAVFWMWMIAIVGMATSLVECTLAQVYKRRQDDGSYRGGPARMIMHGLGADYKWLALLYAICLIAAFGIGFPAFQGNTVAGAAENAWGLSRYITGAVLTIGTGFIVFGGIQRIAKACDVVVPVMALIYIAMALIVIVMNIGQIPGIFMMIVSNALGFEEAVGGGMGAAIAQGLRRGLFSNEAGLGSAPNVAAAADVRHPISQGITQSFSVFIDTIIICSCTAFVILMSDVYQPGADVDGVVLTQNALVDHLGGITAHFLTLAVLLFAFSSIIYNYYLGENALSFMTPAPSALFGFKLALMAIVFLGAAAPNATAVFFFSDPMMGVLALVNLLALMMLFPILRRVLRDFDQQLKSGVERPVFDPNQFPDLDLDHSAWAKKEES, encoded by the coding sequence ATGGGTTTTCTTGAAAGCATATTTGGTGTCATCGGTGACCTGACATGGGGATGGGCATTGATCCCGTTTCTGGTCATCTTCGGTTTGTTTCTCACGATCGGAACCGGTTTCGTCCAATTCCGCTACTTCAAGCGGATGTTCCGGGTGCTGAAAGGCGACAACCAGTCAGATGATCCGAATACGATTACAGCCCGTCAGGCGCTGTTTGTATCGATCGGTGGCCGTGTTGGTGGTGGTAACATCGCGGGTGTCGCCGTAGCCATCACACTGGGCGGCCCCGGTGCCGTGTTCTGGATGTGGATGATTGCAATTGTCGGTATGGCCACCAGCCTGGTGGAATGTACGCTGGCGCAGGTTTACAAGCGTCGTCAGGATGATGGTTCCTACCGCGGTGGCCCTGCACGCATGATCATGCACGGCCTTGGCGCTGACTATAAATGGCTGGCACTGCTTTATGCGATCTGCCTGATCGCCGCTTTTGGTATCGGTTTCCCGGCATTCCAAGGCAATACAGTGGCTGGTGCTGCTGAAAACGCCTGGGGTCTCAGCCGCTATATCACTGGTGCTGTTCTGACAATTGGTACAGGCTTCATCGTATTTGGTGGTATCCAGCGTATCGCCAAAGCGTGTGATGTTGTTGTTCCAGTCATGGCGCTTATCTATATTGCAATGGCCTTGATCGTCATCGTGATGAATATCGGTCAAATCCCTGGTATTTTCATGATGATCGTTTCCAACGCACTTGGTTTCGAAGAAGCTGTCGGCGGTGGTATGGGTGCCGCGATTGCGCAAGGTCTGCGTCGCGGTCTGTTCTCGAACGAAGCCGGCCTTGGTTCTGCACCAAACGTTGCGGCTGCGGCGGATGTTCGTCACCCGATCAGCCAAGGTATCACGCAATCGTTTTCAGTCTTCATCGACACGATCATTATTTGTAGCTGTACTGCTTTCGTCATTCTGATGAGTGATGTTTATCAGCCAGGTGCAGATGTTGACGGTGTTGTTCTGACACAGAACGCTCTGGTAGATCACCTGGGTGGTATCACTGCACACTTCCTGACCTTAGCTGTTCTGCTGTTTGCTTTCAGCTCGATCATCTACAACTACTATCTGGGTGAAAACGCGCTGTCGTTCATGACACCGGCCCCGTCAGCCCTGTTCGGGTTCAAGCTGGCGCTTATGGCTATCGTCTTCCTTGGTGCCGCTGCACCAAATGCGACAGCTGTGTTCTTCTTCTCAGATCCGATGATGGGTGTATTGGCACTGGTCAACCTGCTGGCCTTGATGATGCTGTTCCCGATCCTGCGTCGCGTGTTGCGCGATTTCGATCAGCAGCTGAAGTCTGGTGTTGAGCGTCCTGTATTCGATCCAAACCAGTTCCCTGATCTGGATCTGGATCACTCTGCTTGGGCTAAGAAAGAAGAGTCCTAA
- a CDS encoding CoA ester lyase produces MSFHTIEQAPGRLNRSELAIPGSQPQMFEKAAKSDVDVIFLDLEDAVAPDEKEQARKNIIQALNDIDWGNKSMSVRINGLDTHYMYRDVVDVVEQAGERLDLIMIPKVGTAADVYAVDMMVTQIEDAKGYTKRIGFEHIIETALGMQNVTEIAGASKRNESLHFGVADYAASTRARTTIIGGVNPDYSVLTDPAEDGSREVHWGDMWHYALARMVVAARANGLRPIDGPFGDFQDADGYRAAAKRAAVLGCEGKWAIHPSQIALANEVMSPSEAEITKAQRILEAMAEAEAAGKGAVSLDGRLIDYASIRQAEVLVEKAKQISGA; encoded by the coding sequence ATGAGTTTCCACACCATCGAACAGGCCCCTGGTCGCCTGAATCGCAGCGAACTTGCGATTCCCGGAAGTCAGCCGCAAATGTTTGAAAAAGCAGCAAAATCTGATGTTGACGTGATCTTTCTTGATCTAGAAGATGCCGTTGCCCCCGATGAAAAAGAGCAGGCCCGCAAGAACATCATTCAGGCCTTGAACGATATCGACTGGGGTAACAAATCCATGTCGGTGCGAATCAATGGCCTTGATACGCATTACATGTACCGTGATGTGGTCGATGTTGTTGAGCAAGCCGGTGAACGTCTTGACCTGATCATGATCCCAAAGGTCGGCACAGCCGCCGATGTTTATGCCGTCGACATGATGGTAACACAGATCGAAGATGCCAAAGGTTACACCAAACGGATCGGTTTTGAGCACATCATCGAGACCGCTTTGGGCATGCAAAATGTCACCGAAATTGCCGGCGCTTCCAAGCGGAATGAAAGCCTTCATTTTGGTGTTGCTGACTACGCCGCAAGCACCCGCGCACGGACCACAATTATCGGCGGTGTGAACCCCGATTATTCGGTCCTGACAGACCCTGCCGAAGACGGCAGCCGCGAGGTCCATTGGGGTGACATGTGGCACTATGCTCTGGCTCGTATGGTGGTTGCCGCACGCGCCAATGGCCTGCGCCCAATCGATGGCCCATTCGGTGATTTCCAAGATGCTGATGGCTACCGCGCCGCCGCCAAGCGAGCCGCTGTTTTGGGCTGCGAAGGCAAGTGGGCCATTCACCCAAGCCAGATCGCATTGGCCAACGAAGTGATGAGCCCATCAGAGGCGGAAATCACCAAAGCCCAACGCATTCTGGAAGCGATGGCCGAAGCAGAGGCTGCTGGTAAAGGCGCGGTGTCGCTTGATGGTCGCCTGATTGACTATGCTTCAATCCGTCAAGCCGAGGTTTTGGTTGAAAAAGCCAAGCAGATCAGCGGCGCATAA
- the lipA gene encoding lipoyl synthase — protein sequence MTVQLRPRHPEKAKKADSAIPRKPVWIRKKKVESPEYYATRRLMRDHNLTTVCEEAACPNIGECWSKRHATMMIMGEVCTRGCAFCNVMTGRPDALDAFEPGRVASAVKKLGLRHVVITSVDRDDLADGGAEHIAQTIRAVRHQNPETTVEVLTPDFLGKGDAAKIVFDSGPDVFNHNLETVPHLYLTVRPGARYYNSLRLLDDAKSANPQMFTKSGLMVGMGETLNDIRQVMDDLRAANVDFLTVGQYLQPTPKHHPIDRFWSPEEFAQLERIARSKGFLGVSATPLTRSSFHADEDFAALKVARQKALAAGA from the coding sequence ATGACTGTGCAGTTGCGCCCGCGTCACCCGGAAAAGGCCAAAAAGGCCGATAGCGCCATTCCGCGAAAGCCTGTGTGGATCCGTAAGAAAAAGGTTGAAAGCCCTGAGTATTATGCGACCCGGCGCCTGATGCGGGATCACAACCTGACAACCGTTTGCGAAGAGGCGGCCTGCCCAAACATCGGTGAATGTTGGTCCAAACGCCACGCAACCATGATGATCATGGGAGAGGTCTGTACCCGCGGCTGTGCCTTTTGTAATGTCATGACCGGGCGCCCGGATGCATTGGATGCGTTTGAGCCAGGACGGGTTGCGTCAGCGGTTAAAAAGCTGGGCCTGCGCCATGTAGTTATTACGTCTGTGGACCGTGATGATCTGGCGGATGGTGGGGCAGAACATATTGCCCAGACCATTCGCGCCGTGCGTCACCAGAATCCAGAAACAACGGTCGAAGTCCTGACGCCTGACTTTTTGGGCAAAGGTGATGCGGCAAAAATAGTGTTTGATTCTGGGCCGGATGTATTCAACCATAATTTGGAAACTGTGCCCCATCTCTACCTCACGGTGCGTCCTGGTGCGCGGTACTATAATTCGCTGCGTTTGCTGGATGATGCAAAAAGTGCTAATCCTCAGATGTTTACAAAGTCGGGATTGATGGTCGGGATGGGTGAAACTCTGAATGATATCCGGCAGGTCATGGATGATCTGCGCGCCGCCAATGTGGATTTCCTGACTGTTGGGCAATACTTGCAACCAACCCCGAAACATCATCCGATTGACCGGTTCTGGTCACCCGAAGAATTTGCCCAGTTGGAACGTATCGCACGCTCCAAAGGGTTTCTAGGCGTGTCGGCCACTCCGCTGACACGTTCTTCGTTCCATGCGGACGAAGATTTTGCCGCCCTCAAAGTCGCACGCCAAAAGGCATTGGCTGCGGGGGCATAA
- a CDS encoding response regulator transcription factor, producing the protein MLNETIPPIDVMLADGNTLVLSAMSEIFEDDPRFSLVATSATAEGFLGTAMRIPIQVGVIDWQLPALGGARLIEVLREQPKPPRLVVYGDGTGDLPRQAMSVGAAGFVSRSSPTKTLLDTCAEVAAGKMVFPFVDVRELKNDPLHSLSRKERQMLEELSKGLTNRELSKELGISTNTVKFHLSNLYEKLSVRNRAQAIAYFYSQRAGSGDPRG; encoded by the coding sequence ATGCTTAACGAAACAATCCCTCCGATCGACGTAATGCTGGCCGACGGCAACACGCTAGTTTTGTCCGCGATGTCTGAAATTTTCGAAGATGATCCGCGATTCTCTCTGGTCGCGACATCTGCCACCGCCGAAGGATTTCTCGGCACTGCGATGCGGATTCCAATTCAGGTCGGTGTGATCGATTGGCAATTGCCAGCCTTAGGCGGCGCACGCCTGATCGAAGTTCTGCGTGAACAACCCAAGCCACCACGGCTGGTGGTCTACGGCGACGGTACTGGTGATCTACCGCGTCAGGCCATGTCAGTCGGGGCGGCTGGTTTTGTTTCTCGTTCCAGCCCAACAAAAACGCTTTTGGACACCTGCGCCGAAGTCGCGGCAGGCAAAATGGTATTCCCGTTTGTCGATGTACGAGAGTTGAAAAATGACCCCCTGCACAGCCTGTCGCGAAAGGAGCGTCAGATGCTGGAGGAACTGTCGAAAGGGCTGACCAATCGGGAGCTCTCAAAGGAGCTCGGGATTTCGACGAACACTGTCAAATTTCACCTCTCCAATCTGTATGAAAAACTCTCGGTCAGAAATCGCGCTCAGGCGATTGCCTACTTCTACTCGCAGCGGGCTGGCAGCGGAGATCCGAGAGGGTAA
- a CDS encoding helix-turn-helix domain-containing protein — MEPIQTEEVVIAAEAMEAPDGEILGKMIRDARKEMGLTLEETAKAAAIGRSTLSKIENNQTKPSFEIIRRLMQTLELRTPQLFVQSSQTGISGRRDYTKKDKGEHQVTRTYDHELLCTDLTSKRMLPYISAIKARDVTEFDSWVRHSGEEFMYVISGELTLYTEHYRPLPMQAGDSVYYDSSMGHGCVSTSEEDAKVLWVSLEL, encoded by the coding sequence ATGGAGCCCATTCAGACCGAAGAAGTCGTCATAGCCGCTGAGGCAATGGAGGCTCCGGACGGAGAAATCCTTGGGAAAATGATTCGTGATGCCCGCAAAGAAATGGGCCTAACACTCGAAGAAACCGCCAAGGCCGCCGCCATCGGGCGTTCGACCCTGTCAAAGATCGAAAACAACCAAACCAAACCCAGTTTTGAGATCATCCGCCGCTTGATGCAGACGCTGGAGTTGCGAACACCACAGCTGTTTGTGCAGTCTTCTCAAACCGGCATCTCGGGTCGGCGCGATTACACCAAAAAAGACAAGGGTGAACATCAGGTCACCCGCACCTATGATCATGAGCTGCTGTGTACCGACCTGACCAGTAAGCGCATGCTGCCCTATATCAGTGCGATCAAAGCCCGTGACGTGACCGAGTTCGACAGCTGGGTTCGACACAGTGGCGAAGAATTTATGTATGTCATCAGTGGTGAGCTCACCCTTTACACAGAGCACTATCGCCCCTTGCCGATGCAAGCCGGAGATTCGGTGTATTACGACAGCAGCATGGGCCATGGCTGTGTCTCAACCAGTGAAGAAGACGCCAAAGTGCTCTGGGTATCATTGGAGCTGTAG
- the gcvH gene encoding glycine cleavage system protein GcvH has protein sequence MSTYYSEDHEWIIVEGDTATIGITQHAADQLGDVVFVEMKEAGDEFEKGDDIGVIESVKAASEIYAPLDGEIVEANEALADNPGALNESPEGDSWIYKVKLSDSSQLEDLMDADGYKALIG, from the coding sequence ATGAGCACTTATTATTCAGAAGATCACGAATGGATCATCGTTGAAGGCGACACTGCCACCATCGGAATTACTCAGCACGCGGCTGACCAGCTTGGTGACGTAGTATTTGTCGAGATGAAAGAAGCTGGCGACGAGTTCGAAAAAGGTGACGACATCGGCGTGATCGAATCCGTCAAAGCCGCTTCCGAGATTTATGCCCCTCTGGATGGTGAAATCGTTGAAGCCAACGAAGCGCTGGCTGACAACCCTGGCGCCCTCAATGAGAGCCCAGAAGGTGACTCGTGGATCTACAAAGTCAAGCTGAGCGATTCCTCGCAGCTTGAAGACCTGATGGATGCAGACGGCTACAAAGCCCTGATCGGTTGA